CCCAAGGGTCGGTGAGACGATTCTGGGCCGCTCTTTCAGCACTGTGTCCGGAGGCAAGGGCGCAAACCAGGCCGTGGGCGCCGCCCGGCTGGGCGGCAATGTCGCCATGGCCGCGTGTGTGGGCGGCGACGATTTCGGGCGGCAGCAGCTCGAGGGGCTGCAAAGGGAGGGCGTGGACACCGCCCATGTGCTGGTGTCCCCCTCGGAGCCAACGGGAACGGCGGTCATCCTCGTCGCCGACAACGGCGAAAGCACCATTGTGGTGGTCCCCTCGGCGAATTTTAGCCTGACAGAACGGGACGTGGAGGGGCTGCGCCCCCTTTTCAGCCAGGCCGACGCCGTGCTGCTCCAGTTTGAGATTCCCCTTCCCACCGTCGAGGCGGCCCTGCGGCTGGCGCGGGACTGCGGCACGCTCTCCGTGCTCGATGCCGGACCCGCCCGCAAGGTTCCGTCCCAACTGCTGGCACTGGCGGACGTGGTCAGCCCGAACGAGACGGAGGCCGAAACCCTCACGGGCATCTCCGTGGAGACCATGGAGGGCGCGCGAAACGCCGCGCGGGAACTGCTCGCCATGGGCGCGGGCCATGTGGTCCTCAAACTGG
The window above is part of the Candidatus Hydrogenedentota bacterium genome. Proteins encoded here:
- the rbsK gene encoding ribokinase yields the protein MDSTRRIVVVGSINVDLVTRVERSPRVGETILGRSFSTVSGGKGANQAVGAARLGGNVAMAACVGGDDFGRQQLEGLQREGVDTAHVLVSPSEPTGTAVILVADNGESTIVVVPSANFSLTERDVEGLRPLFSQADAVLLQFEIPLPTVEAALRLARDCGTLSVLDAGPARKVPSQLLALADVVSPNETEAETLTGISVETMEGARNAARELLAMGAGHVVLKLGARGSLWAGADGEIHAPAFPVKVVDTTAAGDAFTAALALRWNPRNMRDTLEYANAAGALAAMGAGAQPSMPRAADVEQFLAERRGA